The proteins below come from a single Chryseobacterium sp. MA9 genomic window:
- a CDS encoding MFS transporter — translation MNTYPKRWQALNFLIAGAFLSPLDYFIVNMALPSIKKAFSASDHQLQMVIAIYGLTYAALVVCGGRLGDIYGRKKVFISGLYTFLFSSLACAFSPDVTWLIIFRLFQGVGASLLAPQVLASIKDLFSSQEQPKAVSLFSSVFGLASVVGQLLGGVLLSMHWGSFSWEMVFLVNVPITGICILGIHFTMNDGNKKEETGIDFTGTLLLILALLMLICPLIFGQKFEWAWWIFGILFTGIFLVITFLKYEIKQLKKNRPVLIDPALLQHKPFALSLLIIFFYNFTAGLFICYPYYLQQFLHKNSMETGLAIIPYGIAFFLGPLITARIKLSAAKMIYVGLGLLMTGFVISAAVFYFQQKPSLITHITLFIAGFGHGTIMPVMMRTAISLVSKDKAGQASGLVSIGIQIGSVTGGAVIGTLFFNLIKILGFSEAFAAAIGMIGAFQLVGLWAGSRLRKIID, via the coding sequence ATGAATACATATCCTAAACGGTGGCAGGCACTCAATTTTTTGATCGCAGGTGCTTTTCTCTCGCCTCTGGATTATTTTATTGTCAACATGGCTTTGCCGTCTATCAAAAAAGCATTCAGTGCCAGCGATCATCAGCTTCAGATGGTTATTGCCATTTATGGGCTTACTTATGCAGCGCTTGTTGTTTGTGGCGGACGGCTGGGTGACATTTACGGCCGTAAAAAGGTGTTTATATCAGGATTATATACTTTTCTGTTTTCATCCCTCGCCTGTGCATTTTCTCCTGATGTTACATGGCTGATCATTTTCAGACTGTTTCAAGGAGTTGGAGCATCACTGCTTGCTCCTCAGGTGCTGGCCTCTATAAAGGATCTTTTCAGCAGTCAGGAGCAGCCTAAAGCAGTAAGCCTTTTCAGTTCGGTATTTGGTCTTGCTTCTGTGGTTGGACAATTGCTTGGCGGAGTTCTTTTAAGTATGCATTGGGGAAGTTTTTCATGGGAAATGGTATTTCTTGTGAATGTACCGATTACGGGTATATGTATTCTAGGGATCCATTTTACGATGAACGATGGTAATAAGAAAGAAGAGACAGGTATTGACTTTACAGGAACTTTATTATTAATTCTGGCTTTACTTATGCTTATCTGCCCTCTTATTTTTGGACAAAAATTTGAATGGGCATGGTGGATTTTTGGAATTCTATTTACCGGAATATTCTTAGTAATCACCTTTCTAAAATACGAGATAAAGCAGCTGAAAAAAAATCGCCCGGTACTTATAGATCCGGCACTCCTGCAGCATAAACCTTTTGCATTAAGCCTTCTGATCATTTTCTTTTACAATTTTACCGCAGGCTTATTCATTTGCTATCCTTATTATTTGCAGCAGTTTCTTCATAAGAATTCAATGGAGACAGGACTGGCCATTATTCCCTATGGGATTGCTTTTTTTCTGGGACCTTTGATTACCGCCCGGATAAAACTGAGCGCTGCTAAAATGATCTACGTAGGATTGGGATTGTTGATGACAGGCTTTGTGATAAGTGCAGCAGTTTTTTATTTTCAGCAAAAACCATCTTTAATCACTCATATCACTTTGTTTATAGCCGGATTCGGGCATGGTACCATTATGCCGGTTATGATGCGTACAGCCATTTCTCTGGTTTCTAAAGATAAAGCAGGACAGGCTTCCGGTTTGGTAAGCATCGGCATTCAGATTGGAAGTGTGACCGGAGGAGCTGTTATTGGAACATTATTTTTTAATCTGATAAAAATTCTGGGATTCTCAGAGGCATTTGCAGCGGCAATTGGAATGATAGGTGCTTTTCAGCTGGTTGGGCTATGGGCAGGAAGCAGATTAAGAAAAATCATTGATTAA
- a CDS encoding AraC family transcriptional regulator yields the protein MKGLHLEGIDVREITLKEGETAFKTKTFLSFIYIVKGKGTLAYDDRSIDFSQGKLFIIPQQEVYRFQSEAAQLISIQCPIEFIDKIRLEADRIESCENLYKLQYISNNYHAKAGCVFRNRNDEHFAETLILQITSEFKNKAEDYLIIRNCMSILLNLIARNIIQSETSDLQENRKAFSIMKIITYIQQHIKDREKTGIQIIAEHFGISGNYFGEYFKQQTGVSYQDYLLDYRLKLVETYLKYSSIRLSEIAYELQFSDESHLSKLFKKYRGVTPGEYRKNFK from the coding sequence ATGAAAGGACTACATCTTGAAGGAATTGATGTAAGAGAAATAACATTGAAAGAGGGAGAAACAGCTTTTAAAACAAAGACTTTTCTCTCATTCATTTATATCGTCAAAGGCAAAGGTACACTTGCGTATGATGATCGCAGTATTGATTTCTCGCAGGGTAAGCTTTTCATTATTCCACAGCAGGAAGTATACCGCTTTCAAAGTGAAGCCGCTCAGCTTATCAGTATTCAGTGTCCAATTGAGTTTATCGATAAAATCCGTCTGGAAGCAGACCGTATTGAAAGTTGTGAAAATTTGTACAAATTGCAGTATATCAGCAATAATTATCACGCCAAGGCAGGATGTGTTTTCCGCAATAGAAATGATGAACATTTTGCTGAAACCCTTATCCTTCAGATCACCAGTGAGTTTAAAAACAAAGCGGAAGATTATCTTATTATCCGTAACTGTATGTCGATCCTTCTGAACCTGATTGCCCGGAATATTATTCAGAGCGAAACTTCTGACCTTCAGGAAAACCGCAAAGCCTTTTCGATAATGAAGATCATCACTTATATTCAACAGCATATAAAGGATCGTGAAAAAACGGGAATTCAGATTATTGCTGAGCATTTCGGAATTTCCGGGAATTATTTCGGAGAGTATTTTAAACAGCAAACTGGAGTTTCCTATCAGGACTATCTGCTGGATTATAGACTGAAATTGGTAGAAACATATCTAAAATACAGCAGTATCCGACTAAGTGAAATTGCTTATGAACTCCAGTTCAGTGATGAAAGCCATCTTTCTAAACTTTTCAAAAAATATAGGGGAGTGACTCCTGGTGAATACAGGAAAAACTTCAAATAG
- a CDS encoding MarR family winged helix-turn-helix transcriptional regulator, whose product MDFDFIKELGYKALDSRLKRISDRMSHDVRKFYKEFNIDVEPNWYLVFMLLQKKGEISITDIAEPLGYSHPSVVVIVKKMNENGYLIIKKDIADKRKQIISLSPKAIEMLPQLEQIWDSCEKTILKVLSEDLGILTYLDHIDQELKEESFYHRFKHEYLKSIKS is encoded by the coding sequence ATGGATTTTGACTTTATTAAAGAATTAGGATATAAAGCTTTGGACAGCAGGCTGAAAAGAATCAGTGACAGAATGTCCCATGATGTTCGGAAATTTTATAAAGAATTTAATATTGATGTTGAACCCAATTGGTATCTGGTTTTTATGCTGCTGCAAAAAAAAGGAGAAATTTCAATTACCGATATTGCTGAACCGCTGGGATATTCACATCCATCTGTTGTAGTTATTGTCAAAAAAATGAATGAAAATGGTTATCTCATCATCAAAAAAGACATTGCGGATAAACGGAAGCAGATCATTTCACTATCTCCAAAAGCCATTGAAATGCTTCCTCAGCTGGAGCAGATATGGGACAGTTGTGAAAAGACAATCCTGAAAGTATTATCGGAAGATCTGGGGATTTTAACTTATCTGGATCATATTGATCAGGAATTAAAAGAAGAATCTTTCTATCATAGGTTTAAACATGAATATTTAAAATCAATCAAATCATGA
- a CDS encoding deoxyribodipyrimidine photo-lyase, whose product MKHKVTLFWFRRDLRMEDSVGFSQALQSDAPVMPIFIFDTDILEKLEDKEDRRVDYIHQALTDINISLRKHHSRVNVYYGKPIEIFRELSEEYDIQGVFCNRDYEPQAIERDKEAYYFFTEKNIPFKAYKDQVIFDKDQIIKKDGSPYTVYTPFAKKWREALTPEHYKSVQLNFKNLFSQEYSDILTLKEIGFKKTEIDFTKPILDASIIDSYDKYRDYPALQHTTQLGIALRFGTISIRKCVAFALNHNATWLSELIWREFFMHILYHFPQVVHQSFKKQYDNINWRNNEEEFKHWCKGTTGYPIVDAGMRQLNQTGYMHNRVRMVVASFLCKHLLIDWRWGEAYFASKLNDYDLSANNGNWQWAAGSGCDAAPYFRVFNPTAQAEKFDKDLLYIKKWLPEWNTPAYPSPIVEHNLARERALSEYKKALA is encoded by the coding sequence ATGAAACATAAAGTGACCCTCTTCTGGTTCAGACGGGATTTAAGGATGGAAGACAGTGTAGGGTTTTCCCAGGCCCTCCAATCTGATGCTCCGGTAATGCCCATTTTTATATTTGATACTGATATTCTTGAAAAGTTGGAAGATAAAGAAGACCGCCGGGTTGATTATATCCATCAGGCCTTGACAGATATCAATATTTCATTGAGAAAGCATCATTCAAGAGTTAATGTATATTATGGTAAACCCATAGAGATATTCAGGGAATTATCAGAAGAATATGATATTCAGGGCGTTTTCTGCAATCGGGATTATGAACCTCAGGCAATTGAGAGAGATAAAGAAGCCTATTATTTTTTTACAGAAAAGAATATTCCTTTTAAAGCTTATAAAGATCAGGTAATTTTTGATAAAGACCAGATTATTAAAAAAGACGGTTCCCCCTATACCGTTTACACTCCTTTTGCAAAGAAATGGCGGGAAGCATTAACTCCTGAACATTATAAATCTGTACAATTAAACTTTAAAAACCTCTTTTCACAGGAATACTCTGATATCCTTACTTTAAAGGAAATAGGTTTCAAAAAAACGGAAATTGATTTTACAAAACCGATTCTGGATGCCTCCATTATAGATAGTTATGATAAATACCGCGATTATCCGGCCTTACAGCATACCACACAGCTGGGAATAGCTTTACGCTTTGGAACGATAAGTATCAGGAAATGTGTTGCCTTTGCATTGAATCATAATGCGACATGGCTTTCAGAATTGATCTGGCGTGAGTTTTTTATGCATATTTTGTATCATTTTCCACAGGTGGTACATCAATCCTTCAAAAAACAGTATGATAATATCAACTGGCGGAACAATGAAGAAGAATTTAAACACTGGTGCAAAGGAACTACGGGATATCCCATTGTAGATGCCGGAATGAGACAGCTTAACCAGACAGGATATATGCATAATCGTGTGCGAATGGTTGTGGCGAGTTTTCTCTGTAAGCATTTGTTGATCGACTGGCGTTGGGGTGAAGCCTATTTTGCCTCAAAACTCAATGATTATGATCTGTCTGCCAACAATGGAAACTGGCAGTGGGCAGCAGGCAGCGGTTGTGACGCAGCTCCTTATTTCAGGGTTTTCAATCCGACAGCTCAGGCTGAAAAATTTGATAAAGACCTGCTTTATATAAAAAAATGGCTTCCGGAATGGAATACGCCAGCATATCCTTCTCCTATAGTAGAGCATAATTTGGCCCGCGAAAGAGCTTTGTCCGAATACAAGAAAGCACTGGCATAA
- a CDS encoding ABC transporter ATP-binding protein, protein MLKTINLHKKYNDFTALHSLNLEVKKGEIFALLGQNGAGKSTTINILLGLIKATSGDAFINNISVKDEPQKIKKHLAYIPETVLLYPHLTGIENLDFFSKIAGFDYQQEELSALLKRTGLQETAHHKALGGYSKGMRQKVGIAIALAKDAKVLLLDEPTSGLDPIATAEFTEIVRQLGKEGRTVLIATHDIFNAVSVASNIGIMKQGELVQNLPSKTFTAQELQELYLKTI, encoded by the coding sequence ATGTTAAAAACAATCAACTTACATAAAAAATACAACGATTTTACAGCCCTTCATTCTCTTAATCTGGAAGTAAAGAAAGGAGAAATTTTTGCTCTTCTGGGACAAAACGGAGCCGGAAAAAGCACAACAATAAATATTCTTCTGGGACTTATTAAAGCCACTTCCGGAGATGCTTTCATTAATAATATATCTGTAAAAGATGAACCTCAAAAAATTAAAAAGCATCTGGCTTACATTCCTGAAACAGTGCTTTTATATCCACATCTTACAGGAATAGAAAACCTTGATTTTTTCTCCAAAATTGCAGGATTTGATTATCAGCAAGAAGAATTATCTGCACTCCTTAAGCGCACCGGATTACAGGAAACAGCTCATCATAAAGCATTGGGAGGTTATTCTAAAGGAATGCGCCAGAAAGTAGGAATTGCCATTGCCCTCGCCAAAGACGCAAAAGTATTGCTCCTTGATGAACCTACAAGCGGATTGGATCCCATAGCCACCGCAGAATTTACAGAAATAGTGCGCCAGCTCGGTAAGGAAGGCCGAACTGTTTTGATAGCTACCCACGATATTTTCAATGCTGTAAGTGTAGCTTCCAATATCGGAATTATGAAACAGGGAGAGCTTGTACAGAACTTACCTTCCAAAACATTTACAGCTCAGGAACTACAGGAGCTGTATCTGAAAACGATTTAA
- a CDS encoding DUF3526 domain-containing protein has protein sequence MNRYLYTQFYRNKAYIIALLFLFMAGIMAIYTGKKFLDRNEDIISKSGAFQKESIERNTKFHKDDLGLVLYYIKFNLVNETPRLAALNIGMRDLNPSIQGVTIRNLEEQRYNSDFYNPANAAVGNFDFSFVIVFLFPLVIVAFCYNLISEEEERGTWKLLSVQSGNLQKLLDHKMLIRLGAVTAVYLASITIASVWIKIPLDLYYIAFVISGWLYILFWFVLCRWIISFRKSSAHNALILLIVWVSINFIIPMSSNILIQKIYPVHESLKAVMEQREGYHNKWDEAKRPTMEKFYKVYPQYRNFKVEENDTFTWTWYYAMQHMGDLESAKSSELYTEKMQKRNQAATYLGYFLPNLHTQLVESHLAKTDMNNQLQYASSLKKFHEKKRLFFYPLIFSVKNAESINWAQQTIQLSSLSEHLKYAQLFLPYLVFIALFMILSQNKYRKLC, from the coding sequence ATGAATCGTTATTTATATACCCAATTTTACCGTAACAAAGCCTACATCATTGCATTGTTATTTTTGTTCATGGCCGGGATTATGGCTATTTACACAGGGAAAAAATTTCTGGACAGGAATGAAGATATCATTTCCAAAAGCGGAGCATTCCAGAAAGAAAGCATAGAAAGGAACACGAAGTTTCATAAAGATGATCTGGGGTTGGTTCTTTATTATATTAAATTTAATCTGGTGAATGAAACTCCCAGACTGGCTGCTTTAAATATCGGAATGCGTGATTTAAATCCTTCGATACAGGGAGTAACCATCCGAAACCTTGAGGAACAGCGTTATAATTCTGATTTTTATAATCCTGCCAATGCTGCTGTCGGAAACTTTGATTTCAGTTTTGTAATTGTATTCCTTTTCCCATTGGTGATTGTCGCCTTCTGCTATAATCTGATTTCTGAAGAAGAAGAAAGAGGAACCTGGAAGCTGCTTTCGGTACAAAGTGGCAATTTACAAAAGCTTCTTGATCATAAAATGCTCATCCGGCTGGGTGCTGTAACGGCTGTGTACCTGGCTTCAATAACTATCGCTTCAGTTTGGATAAAAATACCTTTAGACCTTTATTATATTGCTTTTGTGATCAGTGGATGGCTTTATATCCTATTCTGGTTTGTTCTCTGCAGATGGATTATTTCTTTCCGGAAATCATCAGCTCATAATGCACTGATCCTTCTTATTGTATGGGTAAGCATCAATTTTATTATTCCGATGAGCAGTAATATCCTGATCCAAAAGATCTATCCCGTTCACGAATCCCTTAAAGCTGTCATGGAACAGAGAGAAGGCTATCACAACAAATGGGATGAAGCCAAACGTCCTACTATGGAAAAGTTCTATAAGGTATATCCTCAATACAGAAATTTCAAGGTGGAAGAAAATGATACTTTTACCTGGACCTGGTATTATGCCATGCAGCATATGGGAGATCTGGAGTCTGCAAAATCTTCAGAACTGTATACTGAAAAAATGCAGAAACGAAATCAGGCAGCAACCTATTTAGGCTATTTTCTTCCGAATCTTCATACTCAGCTCGTAGAGAGTCATCTGGCGAAAACTGATATGAATAATCAATTGCAGTATGCTTCTTCACTTAAGAAATTCCATGAGAAAAAACGGTTGTTCTTCTACCCGCTTATTTTCTCGGTAAAGAATGCCGAATCTATAAACTGGGCACAGCAAACCATACAGTTATCCAGCTTGTCTGAACATTTGAAATATGCTCAGCTATTCCTGCCCTACCTTGTATTCATTGCTTTATTCATGATCCTTTCACAAAACAAATACAGAAAACTATGTTAA
- a CDS encoding DUF3526 domain-containing protein — MAISNLQLMVRKTWQDLFKGKQNLLITITVLLFCMLSIGIGFTKYTDSFSKIKEYREEVREHWEHRPDKHPHRMAHYGYLVFRIGHPLNIFDNGLDDYLGNVIFLEAHKQNTANLSEAGSSGALVRFGAFSSAFILQSIVPLIILFLGFGLIVQERENATLKIISVQGASGRDIVWGKVLGLWLFSLCFLIPVIPVIFVAALLSQTTDSADILIRLSFLLPAYMMYYFFISTLTVIVSAISKSTSSALITLIGFWLLFIIVLPKGIQFAAQNLYPAPSRIAFETNLEKDILKSGDSHNPDDPHFKKIKDSLLAHYKVNTTNELPFNYGGFVMKEGEKISSQIYIRHQKELQTIYHRQQNLTDISGLINPAIALKNFSMIATGTDFFSYTQFQKQAEEYRYQMAQHLNDLQIEHISNIKPEKGGPPAVIDKDNWKKFPDFNYQYTAVSDSLKEQFIPAVALVLWLAICIASIEISGRKLKLI, encoded by the coding sequence ATGGCTATTTCAAACTTACAACTGATGGTAAGAAAGACCTGGCAAGACCTGTTTAAGGGGAAACAGAACCTTCTTATCACCATCACTGTACTCCTCTTCTGTATGCTGAGCATCGGCATCGGTTTTACAAAATACACCGATTCCTTTTCAAAAATAAAGGAATACCGGGAAGAAGTCCGTGAACACTGGGAACACAGACCTGATAAGCATCCGCACCGTATGGCACATTATGGTTATCTGGTTTTCAGAATCGGGCATCCGCTGAATATTTTTGACAATGGGCTAGACGACTATCTTGGAAACGTCATATTCCTGGAAGCTCATAAACAGAATACAGCCAATCTTTCGGAAGCCGGGAGTTCAGGTGCTTTGGTCAGGTTCGGAGCTTTCAGCAGTGCTTTTATTCTGCAGAGTATTGTTCCTCTGATTATTCTTTTTCTAGGGTTTGGATTAATAGTACAGGAACGTGAGAACGCCACCTTAAAAATCATCAGTGTACAGGGCGCTTCGGGAAGAGATATTGTCTGGGGAAAAGTTCTGGGACTGTGGCTGTTTTCTCTATGTTTCCTGATTCCGGTAATTCCGGTAATTTTTGTGGCTGCGTTGCTGTCACAAACCACAGATTCAGCAGATATTTTAATCCGATTGTCATTCCTGCTGCCCGCTTATATGATGTATTACTTTTTCATCAGCACCTTAACGGTTATCGTTTCTGCGATCAGTAAAAGTACATCTTCAGCACTGATCACTCTTATTGGTTTCTGGCTTCTTTTTATTATTGTTTTGCCTAAAGGGATTCAGTTTGCTGCCCAGAATTTATATCCGGCTCCTTCCCGTATTGCTTTTGAAACCAATCTGGAAAAAGATATTTTAAAATCTGGGGACAGCCACAATCCTGACGACCCTCATTTTAAGAAAATTAAAGATTCTTTACTTGCTCATTATAAAGTAAACACCACCAATGAACTTCCTTTTAACTATGGTGGATTTGTCATGAAAGAAGGAGAAAAGATAAGTTCCCAAATTTATATCAGACATCAAAAAGAATTGCAGACCATTTACCACAGACAACAAAATCTCACTGATATTTCAGGATTAATTAATCCTGCCATTGCTCTTAAAAATTTTTCCATGATAGCAACGGGCACTGATTTTTTCTCTTATACTCAATTTCAAAAGCAGGCTGAAGAGTACCGCTACCAAATGGCTCAGCATTTAAATGATCTACAGATTGAGCATATCAGCAATATAAAACCGGAGAAAGGAGGACCGCCTGCTGTGATTGATAAAGACAACTGGAAAAAATTCCCGGACTTTAATTATCAGTATACTGCTGTTTCGGACAGCTTGAAAGAGCAGTTCATCCCTGCTGTTGCTTTAGTTCTTTGGTTAGCAATATGCATTGCCTCAATTGAAATAAGTGGAAGAAAATTAAAATTAATCTAA
- a CDS encoding TonB-dependent siderophore receptor, with the protein MGVFIARTSLFMTTSNFNYPGIILCISQNSVKLLSLSFITASSFLYAQSHPEDSLSTVVQTVEIIGRKSKDYTSDYSFAATKIAMKNKDLPLTLNTVTKELITDRQAFQLGDVMKNVNGVSPSSYYNQYNIRGISQNEEGQIINGMRTRQYYFLQPMTSNIERVEVFKGPASITMSSVDPGGTINMVTKKPLSASRHEISLSGGSFDTYRVTTDLTGPLNKSKTLLYRFNGAYQNAQSFRDHVKNSGVLISPSITFVPNEKTSVNVEMIFNDLYGNLDRGQPIFGAVAGKTDLNSTPRTLNLGAPDDFFKTRELIIMGSAAHHFNEAISFNASYMKQYWRENLQEHRTTNSFVPDMDNKPVSSLAMMQFVQRKQSWATENINAYFNFKFKTGAVQHQALIGYDSQIWEKRKGGQQNAARGFLLKNGSVASSYKPANAADYQTFNYNGILIPKPNVTPFDLNPGAENYQGNDFNTLNVITPLPSALTTTHAAYIQHFFTWKKFKILSGIRQEWFQDITNFKESNESSFRNNKLLYRFGITYSLTDHINFYGTYLTGFQPQSNTVTLMPNTSSLTGSAARFKPLTSDLKELGMKAQLFGRVSLNIAVYEINQRNILINANNPSEPDELVQRRADRSRGFEAEFSGHILPQWHIYGGYSYIDAKILDDTNPDLVGKRKENTSKNSFNIWTRYNFSTIELIKDFGIGAGILYQSSKVPWFTRSFELPAYATIDAALYYTPAKSVQLAFNLNNIANKAYWIGAQNYLRLFPGTPRNYLLTAIYKF; encoded by the coding sequence ATGGGCGTTTTCATTGCCCGTACATCCCTGTTCATGACTACCAGTAATTTTAATTATCCGGGAATAATTCTTTGTATTTCCCAAAATTCTGTGAAACTTTTAAGTTTAAGTTTCATTACCGCCTCCTCATTTCTGTATGCTCAGTCCCATCCTGAAGATTCTTTATCTACAGTGGTACAAACGGTTGAAATTATCGGAAGAAAGTCTAAAGATTATACTTCCGACTACTCTTTTGCCGCCACCAAGATTGCTATGAAAAACAAAGATCTGCCTTTAACTCTTAATACGGTTACCAAGGAACTGATCACCGACCGCCAGGCCTTTCAGCTTGGAGATGTTATGAAAAATGTGAACGGAGTCTCTCCTTCCAGTTATTACAACCAATACAATATCCGGGGAATCAGTCAAAATGAAGAGGGACAGATTATCAATGGGATGCGGACCAGACAGTATTATTTTTTACAGCCTATGACTTCCAATATAGAACGTGTGGAAGTTTTCAAAGGTCCTGCAAGCATTACCATGTCCAGTGTAGATCCCGGAGGAACAATTAATATGGTTACCAAAAAACCATTGTCTGCTTCCCGTCACGAGATCAGTTTATCAGGAGGCAGTTTTGATACGTACCGCGTCACCACAGATCTTACAGGCCCTTTAAATAAGAGTAAAACCTTGCTGTACCGTTTTAATGGTGCTTACCAAAATGCTCAGTCGTTCAGGGATCATGTCAAAAACAGCGGTGTTTTAATTTCTCCTTCCATCACATTTGTTCCGAATGAAAAAACATCTGTGAATGTAGAAATGATTTTCAATGATCTTTATGGAAACCTGGACAGAGGGCAGCCTATTTTTGGCGCCGTTGCAGGAAAAACAGATCTGAACAGTACTCCAAGAACATTGAATCTGGGAGCTCCTGATGATTTTTTCAAAACCAGGGAACTGATTATAATGGGAAGTGCTGCCCATCATTTTAACGAAGCTATCAGTTTTAATGCCTCTTATATGAAGCAATACTGGAGAGAAAATCTACAGGAACACCGAACAACCAATTCCTTTGTTCCTGATATGGATAACAAACCGGTTTCCAGCCTCGCGATGATGCAGTTTGTACAAAGAAAGCAAAGTTGGGCAACGGAAAATATTAATGCTTATTTTAATTTTAAATTCAAAACAGGGGCTGTTCAGCATCAGGCTTTAATAGGCTATGACAGTCAAATCTGGGAAAAGCGTAAAGGCGGACAGCAGAATGCCGCAAGAGGTTTTCTATTGAAGAACGGCTCTGTAGCTTCTTCTTACAAACCTGCTAATGCCGCTGATTACCAGACTTTCAATTACAACGGAATACTCATTCCTAAACCCAACGTCACTCCATTTGATCTGAATCCTGGTGCAGAAAATTATCAGGGTAATGATTTTAATACTTTGAATGTCATAACACCCCTGCCTTCTGCTCTTACAACCACACATGCCGCTTATATCCAGCATTTTTTCACATGGAAAAAGTTCAAAATTCTATCAGGAATACGTCAGGAATGGTTTCAGGACATTACCAATTTCAAGGAATCCAATGAGTCTTCATTCCGGAATAATAAACTTCTGTACAGATTCGGGATAACATACAGTCTTACAGATCATATCAATTTTTACGGAACTTATCTTACCGGATTCCAGCCGCAATCCAATACGGTAACATTAATGCCCAATACCTCCAGCCTTACAGGATCTGCTGCCAGATTTAAACCTTTGACATCAGATCTTAAAGAACTGGGAATGAAAGCGCAGCTTTTCGGGAGGGTATCATTGAATATTGCCGTATATGAGATTAACCAAAGAAATATTTTAATCAATGCCAACAATCCTTCCGAACCTGATGAGCTTGTACAGCGAAGAGCCGACCGGAGTCGTGGATTTGAAGCTGAGTTTTCCGGACATATTCTTCCTCAATGGCATATTTACGGAGGTTACAGCTATATTGATGCTAAAATATTGGATGATACGAATCCTGATCTTGTGGGAAAAAGGAAAGAAAATACTTCTAAAAATTCTTTCAATATCTGGACGCGCTACAACTTTTCAACCATAGAGCTGATAAAAGACTTTGGTATTGGAGCGGGAATACTTTATCAGAGTTCAAAAGTGCCGTGGTTTACAAGAAGTTTTGAACTTCCGGCATATGCTACTATAGATGCTGCCTTGTATTATACTCCTGCAAAATCTGTACAGCTGGCTTTTAACCTGAATAATATTGCCAATAAAGCCTACTGGATCGGAGCTCAGAATTACCTCAGGTTGTTTCCGGGAACACCAAGAAACTATTTACTAACCGCTATTTATAAATTTTAA